One Halanaerobium hydrogeniformans genomic window, TTTGATGTTGCCAGCAATTTTTATTTCTTATTTGATAGGGCCACTTTTGGGAGTGTTATTATCCTGGAAAAGGGGAAGTAACACCGAATTTGCAGGTATAGTAGGGGGGCTCTTTTTGCGTTCTGCCCCTGTATTTTGGACCGGTATGATTTTTATTATGATTTTTGGGATCTGGCTGGGTATATTACCAACCAGTGGGATGAGAACCCTACCTTACACAGCAAGTGGTAACTTTGATAAAATAATGACTTTAGATTATTTGCGGCATCTTATCTTGCCGATGACGACTATAGCCCTCTATTATCTTGGTCTACCGATGCTGATAATGAGGAATACTATGTTGGAAATTATGGGTGAAGATTTTATAGAATTATGTCAGGCAAAGGGTTTAAGTGAACGCAAGATAATGTATAAACATGTTGCCCGTAATGCTCTTTTACCTGTTGTGACCCAGGCTGCGATTACAATTGGCCTTGCGGTTGGCGGACAGGTAGTAGTAGAGGTGGTCTTTTCCTGGCCGGGATTGGGTAGAGAAATGATCCAGGCTGTTCGGACAAGTGATTTTCCGATGGCCCAGAGTGCTTTTATGATGATGGCCGGTCTGGTCTTAATTATGAACACAGCAGCTGATTTGCTTTATAGTTATTTAGATCCCCGGGTTGTACTTAAGGGGGGAAATAAATAATGGCTGATAAAAAAGCTTTTAAAGAACGGCTGAAATATTTCAAGCCGATGCTGCTTAATCTTTTTGAACCATTTAAAATAATATTTAAAGATCCTCTGGGTAGAATTGGAGCGGTAATTTTATCGATAATAATTTTAACCGCAATTTTTGCACCTTTACTTGCAACCCATGATCCCAATCAGATGAATGAAAGAATTGAGGGAAGCTTAATACCCTTTGATGAAGATGGTGAGTGGAAAGATTATCAGGTTGTTGGAGAATATCCCTTTAATGAAGTTGCAATCGGTGAGGATTATGAAATAGCAGCTGCAGATGGTGGATATATATATTTGAAAGAGATTGGTGAAAGCTGGCAGGAATTTAAAATGGAATTAGATATTGATTTTCTGGCTGCCGCTGTTTATCAAGAAATGAAATTTGTGGCAGGAGAAGATGGTATAATTTTAAGGGAAGTAGATGGCAGCTGGCAGAGGATGCCTACAGATACAGATCAAGATATTAATGATTTAGTTATAATCGGTTCTGATCAGGCTTATGCTGTAGGTGATAATGGTCTCTTTTTGCGCTGGGATGGTGTAGAATGGAGTCAAATCGATAGTGGTACGACCAGGAATTTGAGGGAAATATCATTCAGTGCTCCTGAAGATGCTATAATAGTTGGTGATAGAGGTAGTATAATTCATTACAGGGATGGTGAATTATCTGAACCTTCTTATCGTGGATTTATGGATTCAACTTTTAGAAACTTGCTGGCTGTTTCCTATTTCAGTCCCAATCAGGCTATAGCTGTTGGAGAAAGAGCAACAGTTATGATCTATGATGGTGAAAATTGGTATGCAGATGATAGTGGAGCTTCCCGCTCTCTTAATGGTGTTATCCATATTTCTGAATCGGAAGCATATGCTATTGGTCTTAGAGGTACTATTTTAAAATATGATGGCGAAACATGGGAAACCCTTGATCGGATTACAAGAAGAGATTATCGTGGAATCAGTTATGGCTCAGAAAAGGGCTATATTTATGGAGTAGAACCATATGTTAATGAATTGGCCACTCCTTCTCGTGATCACTTTTTTGGGACAACCCACCTGGGGCGTGATATTTGGAGTCAGGTTATGTATGGAACAAGGACAGCTCTGATGGTTGGTATTATAGCAGCCCTGGTGGTTAATTTTATTGGTGCAACAGTAGGTTTGATTGCAGGATATTACAGGGGTGGTGTAGATAATTTTTTGATGCGAATTGTTGATATAATGTACGGTTTGCCATTAGAACCATTTGCAATAATCCTGGTTTTAATCTTTGAACCCAGCCTCTGGATTATAATTATGGCGATTGGGCTCTTGACCTGGAGAACCAATGCACGGATAATACGTTCTCAGGTTTTATCTCTGGTAGAAAGACCCTTTATTAAAGCAGCCAGGGTTGCTGGAGCCAGTGATGCAAGGATAATGCTTATTCATATAACCCCCAATATTTTACCACTGGCATTTTTACAGTTGGCAGTTGCAATGGGATATGCTATTACAGCAGAAGCAACACTAAGTTTTCTAGGTCTTGGGCCACCACAGATTTACAGTTGGGGAACAATACTTCATTCAGCTCGACTGTCTGGAGCCTGGCGTACAGCCTGGTGGTGGGTAATTCCACCTGGATTATTTATCTGTGTGACAGTGGTCTCAGTCTTTTTAATTTCTAGATCACTGGAAGTTTTAACAAATCCAAGATTGAGAGGAGGTAGAGATAATGCTCCTGAACCTGAAGAATCTGAAGACATATTACCGAATGGACAATAAAATAATCAAAGCAGTAGATGGAGTTTCTTTTCAACTAAAATCAGGAGAAAATCTCGGCCTGGTTGGAGAAAGCGGCTGTGGTAAAACTACAACCGCTAAATCTATAAATCGTATTTTACCAACAAATGGTGGAATAGTAGCCGGTGAGATCAATTTTCAGGGTAGAGATCTGGCCCGCTTAACAGAACAAGAATTAAACAAGGTGCGCTGGCGTGATATTGCCATGGTTACTCAAAGTGCTATGAATGCTTTAAACCCGGTATACAAGATAGGTGAACAGATGGTTGAGGCTTTTCAGACCCACATTAATATTTCTAAACAGGAGGCCCTTGATCGCTCAGCGCATTTATTTTCACTGGTAGGACTGGAAAAGAGCCGTTTAAATGATTATCCCCATCAGCTATCTGGAGGTATGAAACAAAGGGTTGTTATTGCGATGGCGATGGCCTTAGATCCACCTTTAATTATAGCAGATGAACCTACCACTGCTCTGGATGTTGTAGTTCAGGATGGGATTTTAAAGCAGTTTGTCTACCTGCAAAACAAAATTAATTCTTCCATAATTTTGGTTACTCATGATATTTCAGTAGTTGCAGAACTATGTCAGCGAACAGCAGTTATGTATGCCGGCCGGATCATGGAGCAGGGAAGTACTAGAGAGATTTTTAAAGAGGCCTATCATCCCTACACATTGGGACTTATTAATGCCTTTCCAACCCTAGAAGCGGCGAAAGAAGAGCTGATTTCTATACCTGGTTCTCCACCAAATTTGGCCAGAGAATTAAATGGCTGCAGGTTTAAAGAAAGGTGTCCTTTTGCTACAGAACTCTGTGAAAAAGATCCAGAGATTCAAGAGGTTGCAGATCAACATCTAGTAGCCTGTCATTATCCTGGCCGGGTACAAGAATTTAGAGAAAAAGCTGTGTTGCCTGCTACCTGGGATCAAGAGATGAATACTATTAAAGTGAAAAGCAAGAAAAAAAGGAAATCAGTTCTGGAAGTAGATGGTTTGAGAAAAGTGTTTGAGTTAAAAAGCAAAGATTTTTTTGGTCGAAAAAAAAGATTGCTTAAAGCAGTAGATGGGGTTAATTTCAAGGTCAAAGAAAAAGAGATACTCGGTTTTGCTGGAGAAAGTGGTTCTGGTAAATCAACCTTAGGAGAATTGGTTGCTCGACTGCAGCAGGCTACTGAAGGGAAGATTCTTTATCTGGGTAGGGATATATCAGATCTAAAAAGGAAAAGATTAAAATCTTTCAGAAAAGATCTGCAGGTTGTTTTTCAGGATCCCTATGAAACCCTTAATCCCCGCTTTACAGTGATGCA contains:
- a CDS encoding ABC transporter permease, translating into MADKKAFKERLKYFKPMLLNLFEPFKIIFKDPLGRIGAVILSIIILTAIFAPLLATHDPNQMNERIEGSLIPFDEDGEWKDYQVVGEYPFNEVAIGEDYEIAAADGGYIYLKEIGESWQEFKMELDIDFLAAAVYQEMKFVAGEDGIILREVDGSWQRMPTDTDQDINDLVIIGSDQAYAVGDNGLFLRWDGVEWSQIDSGTTRNLREISFSAPEDAIIVGDRGSIIHYRDGELSEPSYRGFMDSTFRNLLAVSYFSPNQAIAVGERATVMIYDGENWYADDSGASRSLNGVIHISESEAYAIGLRGTILKYDGETWETLDRITRRDYRGISYGSEKGYIYGVEPYVNELATPSRDHFFGTTHLGRDIWSQVMYGTRTALMVGIIAALVVNFIGATVGLIAGYYRGGVDNFLMRIVDIMYGLPLEPFAIILVLIFEPSLWIIIMAIGLLTWRTNARIIRSQVLSLVERPFIKAARVAGASDARIMLIHITPNILPLAFLQLAVAMGYAITAEATLSFLGLGPPQIYSWGTILHSARLSGAWRTAWWWVIPPGLFICVTVVSVFLISRSLEVLTNPRLRGGRDNAPEPEESEDILPNGQ
- a CDS encoding ABC transporter ATP-binding protein yields the protein MLLNLKNLKTYYRMDNKIIKAVDGVSFQLKSGENLGLVGESGCGKTTTAKSINRILPTNGGIVAGEINFQGRDLARLTEQELNKVRWRDIAMVTQSAMNALNPVYKIGEQMVEAFQTHINISKQEALDRSAHLFSLVGLEKSRLNDYPHQLSGGMKQRVVIAMAMALDPPLIIADEPTTALDVVVQDGILKQFVYLQNKINSSIILVTHDISVVAELCQRTAVMYAGRIMEQGSTREIFKEAYHPYTLGLINAFPTLEAAKEELISIPGSPPNLARELNGCRFKERCPFATELCEKDPEIQEVADQHLVACHYPGRVQEFREKAVLPATWDQEMNTIKVKSKKKRKSVLEVDGLRKVFELKSKDFFGRKKRLLKAVDGVNFKVKEKEILGFAGESGSGKSTLGELVARLQQATEGKILYLGRDISDLKRKRLKSFRKDLQVVFQDPYETLNPRFTVMQTIMEPLKIHKIGDNFFERLEKVKEALHKAELRPVEDYLERFPHQLSGGQRQRVALARAIVLEPKFIIADEPVSMLDVSVRAGILNLLKKLRDELGASIIYISHDLATIRYICDRTAILYLGRIMEIGETETVISKACHPYTKMLLAAVPIPDPDRNRERVDPRGEIPDPIELPNGCRFHARCAQATPNCGFEAKDVEKVIIKAKNHPDYPEVYSQFEQIKKIEIKAYNLELTVELKTDDKESFEEYLWKIAAEWNKSLPKAVVDSSWQGNKLMIEFAGKDEPELRKSKTGQDVACVLYPKK
- a CDS encoding ABC transporter permease, which encodes MGKGQFFAKRIIQLIITFFIILTILFFLFRLALPDPTAALVMDGLSAEEQALVRARFGLDRPLVEQYFIYLRNFMTGEFGMSFHYKSAVFPILMEKLFNTLALMLPAIFISYLIGPLLGVLLSWKRGSNTEFAGIVGGLFLRSAPVFWTGMIFIMIFGIWLGILPTSGMRTLPYTASGNFDKIMTLDYLRHLILPMTTIALYYLGLPMLIMRNTMLEIMGEDFIELCQAKGLSERKIMYKHVARNALLPVVTQAAITIGLAVGGQVVVEVVFSWPGLGREMIQAVRTSDFPMAQSAFMMMAGLVLIMNTAADLLYSYLDPRVVLKGGNK